CTCTCATTTTAATCTTGCACACTTACCCTTACATCGTATTTTTTTGCGCTCTTCAAGTGAGATGTTGTAGCGCGCGTCAGGCAAGACTTCCACACTTGCAGTGTGTGCAACGATAACGTAGAGCCGCAAACTTAGTCCCAGACAACCTTAGGACATTTCATATGCAGTTTGTTTTTGGCGATTGATCTTAGCAGAGAGTTTTTCAGCAACACTCTTGCCTGAAAGTGCTGCGCCTTCCATTGACGCCAGATATTTCTGATAGGTGTAGTCGCCGCAGAGAAAAAAGTTGTCGATTGGAGAGCATTGGTCGGGACGGTAGCGATCGACGCCGGGCACTGCTTTATAGACCGATTCTGGAATTTTGACCAGTGTTGATTTGAGCAGTGTCGCTTCGCGTGCTTTTGGAAAGAGTGTGTAGAGTTCCTCTAACACGCGCGCAATGATTAGCTCGTTTGGTAGTGCCATCAAATGATGCGCTGGTGCGAGCACCAAACTCAGCACACTGCCGCCTGTGGCTGTGCCTTGCCCTGCCTGATAATCTTCTGGACAGGTAATCGAGACATCGGCAAAGGTGGCAAAAGTTGTGCCGTGCGCAAACATCAAGTTGTTTGTATCGGTGATTTTTCTGTCGAACCACAATTGACAATTTGCCACAGGGCTACCGACGAAGTGAAAAAGGTTGTAGAAATAATCATATTCAAGCCATGCTTTAGGCAGGAGTTTCTTCAAACTATGCACAGGCATTGCAGAGATATACGCATCGGCTTCAATGACTTGTCCATTGCTGAGCAATGCACCAGAGATTGTCTTATCGGGATTGAGCTGAAACTCTTTTAGGCGCGCACCAAGGAAAATTTTTCCGCCTTTGCTCTCAATGTAGCGGCGCATAGGTTCAATCATGCTCTCACCCGGATTTGCTTTGAAGAAGGCAAAGCGTGCATCCTCATAATTGCGCCCGAAGTAGTTGAAAATCGTGGTCATCGGTCGCGCAGAGATAACATTAGGCTCGATAAAGTTGAGTGCCAGCGAAATCGGTCGCCAGAG
Above is a window of [Chlorobium] sp. 445 DNA encoding:
- a CDS encoding zeta-carotene desaturase, with protein sequence MKVAIFGGGVAGLSAAIYLLDKGYEVWLYEKRTVLGGKVSVWKDHEGDSIESGLHVIFGGYKELQALMKKIGAENNIEWKDLALIYAEKNGKQTRFEKAKGLPSPLAELVGGLKTDVITWRDKLSLVWGLLPLLLFGNEEYFRSQDHITYADWHARHRCTENSLQRLWRPISLALNFIEPNVISARPMTTIFNYFGRNYEDARFAFFKANPGESMIEPMRRYIESKGGKIFLGARLKEFQLNPDKTISGALLSNGQVIEADAYISAMPVHSLKKLLPKAWLEYDYFYNLFHFVGSPVANCQLWFDRKITDTNNLMFAHGTTFATFADVSITCPEDYQAGQGTATGGSVLSLVLAPAHHLMALPNELIIARVLEELYTLFPKAREATLLKSTLVKIPESVYKAVPGVDRYRPDQCSPIDNFFLCGDYTYQKYLASMEGAALSGKSVAEKLSAKINRQKQTAYEMS